Genomic window (Deltaproteobacteria bacterium):
CTGCACGCAGGACGTCTGCGACGGCAACGGCCAGTGCGCTCACCCCGCCGGCAACCAAGGCGCGGTCTGCCGTGTAGCCGGCGGCGAGTGCGACCAGCCGGAAGTGTGCAGCGGTACCAGCCGGGAGTGCCCGGCTGACGTGAAGAAGCCACGCAATACCCTCTGCACGGATGAAGGCAACGCCTGTACGCGCGACATCTGCAACGGCACGAGCAACGCCTGCCGGCATCCGGCGGGCAACGGCGGCGCGGTCTGCCGCGCCGCCGCCGGCGGCTGCGACGTCGCCGAAGTATGCAGCGGAACCAGCGCCACCTGCCCGGCGGATGGGTTCAAACCCACCGCCACCGTGTGTCGTGCGGCGGACGGCGTTTGTGACGTAGCGGAGATGTGTACCGGCAACAGCGGCGCTTGCCCGGCCGACGGCTTTGCGCCGGCCACCAAGCAATGCCGCGCCTCGGCGGGCGAATGCGATGTGGCCGAGTTCTGCACCGGCAGCGGGCGCAACTGCCCGGCGGACCGCTTCAAGGACAAAGGCGCCGCTTGCACGGCCGACGACAACCTCTGCACCAAGGATATCTGCAACGGCAGCAGCGCGCTGTGCCGGCATCCGCGGCGACCCGACGGCGCGCCCTGTGGCGACGGGCGCATCTGCCAAACCGGAGTATGTCAAAGCAAGTCGACGCCGACACCGACGCACACCCCGACCCCGACCGCAACACCACGCCTGAACCCGACCCGCACGCCGACCCGCACCCCGACGCGTACCCCGACTTCAACACGGCGCCCGACCCGCACCCCGACGCCCACTGTCACGCGAGCGATAAACGAATCGCCATGAGAGCGATGCCCCCGCGTCTGCGACAAGGGACAGCGGCCGAGCTTCAGGTCAGGGGGCAGAGCCGGAAAAAGTGCCTCCCTCTCCCCGCATGTTTTCGCGGGGAGAGGGTCGGGGTGGTCGGGGGGAGGGGCTTGTGTGTGTCCGGTCCCAAGAGGCCCAGACGGAGCGGCCTTGGAGATCACCCCTTGAAATGAGAAGTAGGGCGAAGATGATGCGCGCGGTTTAGTGCCGCAGGGCTCGCAAGCGCCGCAAGAACTGTGTGCGCCAGAACCACATCGCCAGCCCTGGGCTGAGGCGGGTCAGCCACCAGCCGAAGCGGCCGAGCGGTCCAACCACGATGATCGCTTTGTTCTTCTCCACGCCGCGCAGGATGACACCGGCGCAGGCGGCGGGCGCCATCGGTTTTCCCGAGGCTATCAATGCGCGCACGCCCTCGCCGTCGACGGCGCGCATCTCGGTGGTGTGGAGGATCGGGGTATCAATCAGCCCGGGGCATACCACGCTGACGCGCACACCCAGATCGGCAGCCTCGACCCGCAGGGCGCACGACAGCCCGACCACCGCATGCTTCGAAGCGGTGTAGGAGACTTCCATCGGTGCCGGCGTCAGTCCCGCCAGCGAGGCGGTGTTGATGATGTGCCCGAAACCTTGCCGCAGCATGCGCGGATAGGCCGCGCGCACACCGTGGATCACACCCCAGAGATTGACGGCCAGCACCTTGTGCCAGTCGGCTAAGGTGGCGTCGCGCTCTTCGGCCAACACGCCGATGCCGGCGTTGTTGAACAGGTAGTCGAGCCGCCCGTGCTGCTCAACCACGCCGGCGACCAGCGCTTCGACGGCCTCCCAACTGGTGACATCAACGGCGTGCGCCTGCGCTTGGCCGCCGGCGGCGGCAATCGCGGCCGCCACCTCCGCGGCCCCGCTGCCGTTGCGATCGGCGACCACCACCGTCGCCCCGCGCTGGCCCAGCTCTTTGCACAGAGCCTGCCCGATCCCCGACGCACCGCCGGTGACAACCGCCACCGCCTCCCGAAACGCGCGCATGTGCGCCGGCATCACTTCTTGCCGGCCAGCTCCTCCCACATGGTGATCTCCGGCCGGCCCTCCAACAGGCCGCCGACGGCGCCGAAGAACTGCTGCATCGCCTCGCTGCCACCGTGGGCCGCAAAGGCGGCCTGGTCGGCGTAGACTTCGTAGAACATGAACTCACTCGGGTCGCCGGTCGAACGGTGCAGGATGTACACCGGCGTGCCGGCCTCGTTGGCTTTGACGTGAGCAATCATCTTGTCGGCGGCCTGGCGAAAGGCGCCCTCGCTGCCGGCCTGCACCTTTAACTTCGCGATTACGGTCATCATGGCATTCCCTCCTGGCGTTGGTCGGTACCGGCCCGACTCGATACACGGTCGGCCGAGCGCTGCCAATACCCCATAACCGAGGCGTCATGGAGACGGCGTCGGCTGGGCCACCGCCTTCATGCCGCCCAAACTCACCCGCAGAGCATCGCGGCCGTCGGGCAGTTTGGTCCGCCCGGCGGCGCGGAACTGCAGCTCCACGCGCCGGCCACTGAGGTACTTGCCGTACACCCCATCGGCGGCCTGGCCGTACACCAGCAACAAGTGCTGGTCTGGGTCGCCGGGGTCGGCCAGGTCGAGCCAGGCCCCGTCTTTGGCG
Coding sequences:
- a CDS encoding SDR family oxidoreductase — encoded protein: MPAHMRAFREAVAVVTGGASGIGQALCKELGQRGATVVVADRNGSGAAEVAAAIAAAGGQAQAHAVDVTSWEAVEALVAGVVEQHGRLDYLFNNAGIGVLAEERDATLADWHKVLAVNLWGVIHGVRAAYPRMLRQGFGHIINTASLAGLTPAPMEVSYTASKHAVVGLSCALRVEAADLGVRVSVVCPGLIDTPILHTTEMRAVDGEGVRALIASGKPMAPAACAGVILRGVEKNKAIIVVGPLGRFGWWLTRLSPGLAMWFWRTQFLRRLRALRH
- a CDS encoding antibiotic biosynthesis monooxygenase; translated protein: MMTVIAKLKVQAGSEGAFRQAADKMIAHVKANEAGTPVYILHRSTGDPSEFMFYEVYADQAAFAAHGGSEAMQQFFGAVGGLLEGRPEITMWEELAGKK